One Maribacter cobaltidurans genomic window carries:
- a CDS encoding pseudouridine synthase, translating to MLSQLTSGEPRQLRKKRFLGELHTFPNGTMPIGRLDEKSEGLLLMTTDGKLADYINTTGIEKEYWVQLDGFITAKPISQMEKGVSIGLFGEKYTTKYCQVNLMETHPILPPPDSRLRIGVHRPTSWIRVILTEGKFRQIRKMTAAVGYPTVRLIRVRIGQIGLGTMMTGDVNPVLDLPFQFFGSKSGEKS from the coding sequence ATGTTAAGTCAGCTTACTTCCGGAGAACCAAGGCAATTACGAAAAAAGAGATTTCTTGGAGAACTCCATACTTTTCCCAATGGTACCATGCCCATTGGAAGATTGGATGAGAAATCGGAAGGATTGCTGTTGATGACTACCGATGGAAAGTTAGCCGATTACATCAATACTACCGGTATTGAAAAGGAATATTGGGTTCAATTGGATGGGTTCATTACTGCGAAGCCAATTTCCCAAATGGAAAAGGGTGTTTCCATTGGGTTATTCGGAGAAAAATATACGACCAAATATTGCCAAGTGAACCTAATGGAAACCCATCCAATATTGCCCCCTCCAGATTCCAGGTTAAGAATTGGGGTGCACCGACCCACTTCTTGGATCCGTGTGATTTTGACCGAAGGGAAATTTAGACAGATCCGTAAGATGACGGCAGCAGTTGGTTACCCAACGGTTAGACTGATTAGAGTAAGAATAGGGCAAATAGGTTTAGGTACGATGATGACTGGTGATGTTAACCCGGTTTTGGACCTACCCTTCCAATTTTTTGGAAGTAAATCTGGAGAAAAGAGTTAA
- a CDS encoding DEAD/DEAH box helicase gives MQETVYELQEKKTDKELYSYQQGAIQQIFEKFDNERDDYHLLYQLPTGGGKTVIFSEIVRQYLKNHNKKVLVMTHRVELCNQTSDMLTSFGVVNKVVNSKANLDDQEKYSCYVAMVETLNNRLNDDKLDISDVGLVIIDEAHYNSFTKLFKFFESSFILGVTATPLSSNKETPMNGNYDELIPGESIENLIENDFLARAETYQYDMGLTSLEVGSNGDYTVKSSADLYTSPAMLNKLLEAYTKHSKDKKTLIFNNGIETSIQVYYTFRNAGLPIMHLDNTATKKQRKQILKWFKETPNAILTSVSILTTGFDEPTIDSIILNRATKSLTLYYQMIGRGSRVLNNKSKFTVIDLGNNIYRFGPWGADLDWEAIFKSPNYYMDRIRDDEDIEADFKHDLSDEIKEEFKNSKETYFDIRETYEQATFAGESSKVVLERSIEQHAYICIENSEDVYDALALAKLLKEDIDNRIHVYAKCISKSTHNFLSWLKDDYQKKLNAYLRENFDSVYEDIHGHPPEE, from the coding sequence ATGCAAGAGACCGTATACGAACTGCAAGAAAAAAAGACAGACAAAGAGCTTTATAGTTATCAGCAGGGTGCCATCCAACAGATTTTTGAAAAGTTCGACAACGAACGTGATGATTATCACTTATTATATCAATTACCTACAGGAGGCGGTAAAACCGTCATTTTCTCCGAAATTGTTCGCCAATACTTAAAGAACCACAATAAAAAGGTTTTAGTCATGACCCATAGGGTGGAACTTTGCAACCAAACTTCGGACATGCTTACCAGTTTTGGGGTGGTGAACAAGGTAGTGAACAGCAAGGCCAATCTGGACGATCAGGAAAAGTATAGCTGCTATGTGGCCATGGTGGAAACCTTGAACAATAGGCTTAATGACGATAAATTGGATATTTCCGATGTGGGGTTGGTCATTATCGATGAGGCCCATTATAATTCTTTTACCAAACTGTTCAAGTTTTTTGAAAGTTCCTTTATTCTTGGAGTAACCGCGACCCCCTTGAGTTCCAACAAAGAAACTCCCATGAATGGAAATTATGATGAACTCATCCCGGGGGAATCCATTGAGAACCTTATTGAAAACGACTTTTTGGCCAGGGCCGAAACCTATCAATACGATATGGGTCTAACCTCTTTGGAAGTCGGCTCCAATGGGGATTATACGGTAAAATCCTCAGCGGACCTCTATACGAGTCCGGCAATGCTGAACAAACTTTTGGAAGCCTATACCAAGCATTCGAAAGATAAAAAAACACTGATTTTCAATAATGGTATTGAAACTTCCATTCAGGTGTATTATACCTTCAGAAATGCCGGGTTGCCCATTATGCATTTGGATAATACGGCTACAAAAAAACAGCGGAAACAGATCTTAAAATGGTTCAAGGAAACACCCAACGCCATATTGACATCTGTAAGTATTCTAACCACCGGTTTTGATGAACCCACCATAGACAGTATAATACTGAACCGGGCCACCAAATCGTTGACCCTTTACTATCAAATGATCGGTAGGGGTTCCAGGGTTTTGAACAACAAATCGAAATTTACGGTCATTGATTTAGGTAACAATATATACCGATTTGGACCTTGGGGTGCCGACTTGGATTGGGAGGCGATTTTTAAATCTCCCAATTACTACATGGACCGGATCCGTGATGATGAGGACATCGAGGCGGATTTTAAGCATGATTTGTCCGATGAAATCAAGGAAGAGTTCAAAAACTCGAAAGAAACCTATTTTGATATTCGGGAAACCTATGAACAGGCAACGTTTGCGGGTGAATCTTCAAAGGTCGTTTTGGAAAGGTCGATTGAGCAGCATGCTTATATCTGTATTGAAAATAGCGAAGATGTATATGATGCCCTTGCTTTGGCCAAGTTGTTAAAGGAGGATATAGACAACCGCATTCATGTGTATGCCAAGTGTATCAGTAAAAGCACCCACAATTTTCTAAGTTGGTTAAAGGACGATTATCAAAAGAAATTGAACGCGTATCTACGGGAAAATTTCGATTCGGTCTACGAGGATATTCATGGCCATCCTCCAGAGGAGTAA
- a CDS encoding BspA family leucine-rich repeat surface protein, whose amino-acid sequence MKSLFTFLALLWLSITYSQDAFITTWKTDNPGVSEDNQITIPTFPGETYNYSVDWGDGTTDTNIIGNITHTYTIPGTFQVEISGVFPRVYFHNEGDKEKILSVDQWGIINWSSMENAFSGCANLDVNTMDTPMLSNVSDIRYMFYGCTSLVGTNSFNNWDTSNVTRMDSLFAACSLFNQPIGNWNLENVTTIAGLFNGATSFNQDIGNWNVSNVEDMTFTFAQASSFDQYIGDWDVSKVFAMGFMFNGASAFNQNIGNWNVGNVVHMYSMFSGATLFNQPIGNWDTSNVTSTSGMFGAAQAFNQPIGNWNMFNVTNMSSMFSGATNFNQDISNWDVSSVTKMPGMFRYAQVFNQPIGNWNISSITDMSRMFEGALNFNQNLGLWNITSVGTMEDMFLFAGISQSNYDSTLTGWSSKSSLQNNIKFNGGSSTFCAGEGARLKLINQYGWEIIDGGKANCPFITTWKTDNPGLSDDNQITIPTFPGETYNYYVDWGDGTSDTNINGDITHTYEVPGTYQVSIDGTFPRIYFYGNHNPGSNDVLKILSVNQWGTITWTSFESAFEGCSNLDVLAQDIPNLSLVSSLKLMFDSCANLVGNSSINNWDVSNVSNMHGVFANALIFNQSINGWDTSSVTTTSGMFFKARSFNQPLNSWDVSNVEDMSVMYGSADKFNQPLVLWNTTSTKNMNGMFEYAIEFNQPLDSWNVSNVENMQSMFLGARSFNQPLNSWNVSKVSNMYGMFQEADKFNQPLNSWNVSNVENMSSMFWNATSFNQNITDWNVSNVTSMNSTFKNAISFNQDLSNWNIVNVSSMYEMFSATSVTTEIYDKTLIGWSNLSTLKNNVLFDGGNSQYCESEEARQYLIDTYGWTITDGGKSLLCNEDNDFDGVLDHKDNCLNTVPNATVDETGCEIIPGNAILVYGLTPTCPGTTNGSIQVSSSLTDPSYNISLDGPTTITENNVSLNQPYIINNLSTGLYTVEISIPEASYTQSFGIQINEVGSISGKRENLDLKSKSVSYSVQGSHSYKVNINNKETLFNFDSAGPNQIQLNDLNGFNTISISGESDCQGLIEDSFNFSDSVVMYPVNTTDKTFIEGYDEESEVQIFDISGRLLFQKKLQKDKLESIDLESYDSGIYPVKIISNKNTQTFKIIKQ is encoded by the coding sequence ATGAAATCCCTTTTTACCTTCTTGGCCTTGTTATGGCTTTCTATTACCTACTCACAAGATGCATTTATAACTACTTGGAAAACGGATAATCCCGGTGTTTCTGAGGACAATCAGATAACCATCCCTACGTTCCCTGGAGAAACCTATAATTATTCAGTCGATTGGGGAGATGGAACTACTGATACAAATATAATTGGGAATATCACACATACTTATACAATTCCCGGGACTTTTCAAGTGGAAATTTCAGGAGTATTTCCTAGGGTTTATTTTCATAATGAAGGAGATAAAGAAAAAATATTGAGTGTTGATCAATGGGGTATTATCAATTGGTCATCTATGGAAAACGCCTTTTCAGGTTGTGCGAACCTAGATGTAAACACAATGGATACGCCAATGTTGTCTAATGTCAGTGATATAAGGTATATGTTTTACGGATGCACTTCATTGGTCGGCACAAATTCTTTCAACAATTGGGATACTTCTAATGTAACAAGAATGGATAGCCTATTCGCAGCATGTTCGCTTTTTAATCAACCCATTGGAAATTGGAACTTGGAAAACGTAACAACAATTGCTGGATTGTTTAATGGTGCTACTTCTTTCAATCAAGATATTGGAAATTGGAACGTTAGCAATGTTGAAGATATGACATTTACGTTTGCCCAAGCATCATCCTTTGACCAGTATATAGGTGATTGGGATGTGTCAAAAGTATTTGCTATGGGTTTTATGTTTAACGGCGCTAGTGCATTTAATCAAAACATTGGTAATTGGAACGTCGGCAATGTAGTACATATGTATAGTATGTTTAGTGGCGCAACACTTTTCAATCAACCAATTGGCAATTGGGACACATCCAACGTTACAAGTACTTCAGGAATGTTTGGTGCAGCTCAGGCATTTAATCAACCAATAGGTAATTGGAATATGTTTAATGTAACCAATATGTCCAGTATGTTTAGTGGAGCAACTAATTTCAATCAAGACATTTCTAATTGGGATGTAAGCTCGGTTACAAAAATGCCTGGGATGTTTAGATATGCTCAAGTGTTTAATCAACCAATCGGAAATTGGAATATATCTAGTATTACTGATATGTCAAGAATGTTTGAAGGGGCCCTAAATTTTAATCAAAATTTAGGGCTTTGGAACATAACCAGTGTAGGGACCATGGAAGACATGTTTCTATTTGCGGGCATTTCACAATCAAATTATGATTCCACTCTGACCGGATGGAGTTCAAAATCCTCATTACAAAACAATATAAAATTCAATGGTGGTAGTAGTACTTTCTGCGCTGGAGAGGGTGCTAGATTAAAACTGATTAATCAATATGGTTGGGAAATTATAGATGGCGGCAAAGCCAATTGCCCCTTTATTACCACTTGGAAAACGGACAATCCTGGTTTATCTGATGATAACCAAATAACTATCCCTACATTTCCGGGGGAGACTTATAATTATTATGTGGATTGGGGGGATGGAACTTCAGATACCAATATAAATGGGGATATTACACATACTTACGAAGTTCCGGGAACCTACCAGGTTTCCATAGACGGAACTTTTCCTAGAATTTACTTTTATGGGAATCATAATCCTGGTTCAAATGATGTTTTGAAAATTCTTTCTGTTAATCAATGGGGGACAATTACTTGGACATCTTTTGAAAGTGCTTTTGAAGGTTGTTCGAATTTGGATGTATTGGCACAAGATATTCCTAATCTATCATTAGTTTCAAGTCTTAAATTGATGTTTGACAGTTGTGCGAATTTAGTTGGAAATTCATCTATCAATAATTGGGATGTATCCAATGTGAGCAATATGCATGGTGTATTTGCAAATGCTTTAATTTTTAATCAAAGTATCAATGGATGGGATACATCTAGCGTCACTACAACCTCAGGAATGTTTTTTAAGGCTCGTTCTTTTAATCAACCATTGAATTCTTGGGATGTATCTAATGTCGAAGATATGTCAGTTATGTATGGTAGTGCAGATAAGTTCAATCAACCTTTAGTCTTATGGAATACCACCAGTACTAAGAATATGAATGGCATGTTCGAATATGCAATAGAATTCAACCAACCTTTGGATTCTTGGAATGTATCAAATGTGGAAAATATGCAGTCTATGTTCTTGGGCGCCCGCAGTTTTAATCAACCCTTGAATTCCTGGAATGTTTCAAAAGTATCCAACATGTACGGTATGTTTCAAGAAGCCGATAAGTTTAATCAACCACTTAATTCTTGGAATGTTTCAAATGTAGAGAATATGTCAAGTATGTTTTGGAATGCAACATCCTTTAATCAGAACATTACTGATTGGAATGTTTCAAATGTAACATCCATGAATAGTACGTTTAAAAATGCGATTTCGTTTAATCAAGATTTGAGTAATTGGAATATTGTAAATGTCAGTAGCATGTATGAAATGTTTTCCGCGACTAGTGTTACCACAGAAATTTATGACAAAACCCTCATTGGTTGGTCCAATCTATCTACATTAAAAAATAATGTACTTTTTGATGGAGGGAATAGCCAATATTGCGAATCTGAAGAGGCCCGACAATATCTTATAGATACATATGGCTGGACTATTACCGATGGGGGTAAAAGCCTTTTATGCAATGAAGACAATGATTTCGATGGTGTCTTGGACCACAAAGATAATTGCTTAAACACAGTTCCAAATGCTACGGTAGACGAAACCGGCTGTGAAATTATTCCTGGAAATGCCATTTTGGTATATGGTTTAACGCCAACCTGTCCTGGAACAACGAATGGAAGCATTCAGGTATCAAGTTCTTTGACGGACCCCTCCTATAACATCAGCTTAGATGGTCCAACGACGATTACCGAAAATAACGTTTCTCTCAACCAGCCTTATATAATAAATAATTTATCTACCGGCCTATATACGGTTGAAATTTCTATTCCTGAGGCATCTTATACCCAATCTTTTGGAATTCAAATTAACGAAGTAGGTAGTATCAGTGGAAAACGGGAGAATCTTGACCTCAAATCAAAAAGCGTATCTTATTCCGTCCAGGGGAGCCATTCTTATAAAGTCAATATCAACAATAAGGAAACCCTATTCAACTTTGATTCTGCCGGACCCAATCAGATTCAGCTGAACGACCTAAATGGTTTCAATACGATTTCCATCAGCGGAGAGAGTGATTGCCAAGGCCTGATAGAAGACTCTTTCAATTTTTCCGATTCCGTGGTGATGTACCCAGTTAATACGACGGACAAGACTTTTATCGAGGGGTATGACGAAGAAAGCGAAGTACAAATCTTCGATATTTCGGGCCGACTGCTGTTTCAAAAAAAGCTTCAAAAAGACAAATTGGAATCAATTGATTTAGAATCGTATGATTCAGGAATTTACCCGGTTAAGATTATCTCAAACAAGAACACCCAAACTTTTAAAATAATAAAACAATGA
- a CDS encoding DUF5916 domain-containing protein, with amino-acid sequence MKFNIYVLLCLILCVNTLTSQKKNADYRLHIKKTNYPVVIDGIGNDKAWEDADEAKDFFRVLPMDDGLANEQSAIKMTYDDKNLYLLATFYNATEANYFVESLRRDFSFGKNDNFLLFLDPFNNQTTGFSFGSNAFGAQWDGTMYDGSRIDLNWDSKWISEVTRDDDKWVFEMAVPFKSIRYEEGVTEWGINFSRLDLKSSEKSSWTPIPRQFPTAALAYTGTLVWDNPPPALGTNFSIIPYVLGEVNRDLEANEDTKTNGKIGGDVKFSLTSSLNLDLTVNPDFSQVEVDRQVTNLDRFELFFPERRQFFLENGDLFANFGYETIRPFFSRRIGLGVPIQAGARVSGNLNEKWRMGLMDMQTASVDETGLPSQNFGVLSLQRKVFGRSNIGLMVVNKQSINYPSENDSINSQYAKYNRNLGLEYNLASSNNLWNGKAFLLKSLAPDENGKGIAQGAHLQYSSRKWSWRLQEEWVSNDYTAEVGYVPRRNYIKFSGKLGHLFFPKGGPLVSHGPELNINYFFNEALRQTDHLAYLVYNFDFRKRSSLMFFVSDDYVELLSPFDPTRLGIADLATGTKHQWNAFGWEYQSKPQSLFTYSFAGRLGGYYQDGNRTSLTTELGYRFQPYVSLSANLNYNHIDLPAPWNTNEFWLIGAEADITFTNKLFFANLVQYNEQTGNMNLNSRFQWRYSPASDLFLVYTNNYFVTPFETRNWGLTLKFTYWLNN; translated from the coding sequence ATGAAATTCAACATATATGTACTTTTGTGCCTTATTTTGTGTGTCAATACGCTAACGTCACAAAAGAAGAATGCCGATTATCGGCTACACATTAAAAAAACCAATTATCCCGTTGTCATAGATGGAATAGGTAATGACAAGGCTTGGGAGGATGCGGATGAAGCAAAGGATTTTTTTAGGGTACTGCCTATGGACGATGGTTTGGCCAATGAACAATCTGCCATAAAAATGACCTATGACGATAAAAATCTTTATTTATTGGCCACCTTTTATAATGCCACGGAAGCCAATTATTTTGTAGAATCCCTTCGCCGGGATTTTTCCTTTGGTAAGAACGATAACTTTTTACTCTTTTTAGACCCTTTCAATAATCAGACTACAGGTTTTTCATTTGGTTCCAATGCCTTTGGCGCACAATGGGATGGCACCATGTACGATGGTTCCAGAATCGATTTGAATTGGGATAGCAAATGGATATCCGAGGTCACCCGTGATGATGACAAATGGGTGTTTGAAATGGCCGTTCCCTTCAAGTCCATTCGCTATGAGGAAGGGGTTACCGAATGGGGAATAAATTTTAGCCGATTAGATTTAAAATCCAGCGAAAAGTCGAGTTGGACCCCAATTCCAAGACAATTCCCAACGGCTGCCTTGGCCTATACAGGTACTTTGGTTTGGGATAACCCACCACCTGCCCTAGGCACCAACTTTTCAATCATTCCGTATGTTTTAGGGGAAGTGAATAGAGATTTAGAAGCTAATGAAGATACAAAGACCAATGGTAAAATTGGAGGGGATGTAAAATTCAGTCTAACGTCTTCCTTGAATTTGGACCTTACCGTGAATCCGGATTTTTCTCAAGTTGAGGTAGACCGACAAGTAACCAATTTGGACCGATTTGAACTTTTCTTTCCGGAGCGGCGTCAATTCTTTCTAGAGAACGGAGACCTGTTTGCTAATTTTGGATATGAGACGATACGACCTTTTTTTTCCAGACGTATTGGTTTAGGTGTCCCGATACAGGCAGGTGCCCGCGTCAGTGGCAACTTGAATGAGAAATGGCGTATGGGTCTTATGGATATGCAGACTGCATCTGTGGATGAAACCGGTTTGCCCAGTCAGAATTTTGGTGTGCTTTCCCTACAAAGAAAGGTCTTCGGGCGCAGTAATATTGGACTGATGGTCGTAAATAAACAATCCATAAACTATCCTTCTGAAAACGACTCCATCAACAGTCAATATGCAAAATACAATCGGAATTTGGGCTTGGAGTACAACTTGGCGTCCTCCAATAATCTTTGGAACGGGAAAGCCTTTCTTTTAAAATCCTTGGCCCCAGATGAAAATGGTAAGGGTATAGCCCAAGGGGCCCATCTACAGTATAGTAGTAGAAAATGGAGCTGGCGACTACAGGAAGAATGGGTAAGCAACGATTACACCGCAGAAGTAGGCTACGTGCCCAGAAGAAATTACATAAAGTTTAGCGGAAAATTGGGGCACCTATTTTTTCCAAAAGGAGGTCCCTTGGTGAGTCACGGGCCAGAGCTCAATATCAACTATTTCTTTAATGAAGCACTTAGACAAACAGACCATTTGGCCTATTTGGTATATAATTTCGATTTTAGAAAGCGAAGCAGTTTGATGTTTTTTGTTTCCGATGATTATGTGGAACTCCTTTCTCCCTTTGACCCTACCCGATTGGGAATCGCGGATTTGGCCACAGGGACCAAGCATCAATGGAACGCATTTGGTTGGGAATACCAGTCCAAGCCCCAAAGCTTGTTTACCTATTCTTTCGCAGGACGTTTGGGAGGGTATTATCAGGATGGGAACCGCACAAGTTTGACCACAGAATTGGGGTATCGCTTTCAACCTTACGTAAGTTTAAGCGCGAATCTAAACTATAACCACATTGACCTACCTGCTCCATGGAACACCAACGAATTCTGGTTGATCGGTGCAGAGGCGGATATTACCTTTACCAATAAACTCTTTTTTGCGAATTTGGTCCAGTACAATGAACAAACCGGGAATATGAACCTAAATTCCAGGTTTCAATGGCGCTACAGTCCGGCTTCGGATTTATTCTTGGTATATACCAATAACTATTTTGTAACCCCTTTTGAAACAAGAAACTGGGGATTGACGCTAAAGTTTACATACTGGTTGAATAATTGA
- a CDS encoding alkene reductase: MKEQALLEPYKERNLSMRNRVVMAPMTRSRAANKHKKPEKGLHDIYYKQRASAGLIITEGSQVSEEAVGYINTPGIHTEAQVEGWKQVTQDVHEKNGTIFIQLWHVGRMSHPDFHDGDLPLAPSAINPEAQSYTPEGFKDTVTPKAMTKEDIARTIEDFKNAAQNAVKAGFDGVEIHSSNGYLFHQFFNATSNTRTDEYGGSIQNRARFFFEVLDEVKKVIPESKIGARFNPSLNGMFGMRMDEETIPTFEYIIKKLDDEYDLAYIHLSEPFTDVSEIPYAVKSIAEHFRPMYNGTLMINGGFDQESGNKVIESGNADLVSFGKLYVSNPDLVERFKNDWDLADWDEDTFYTPGKEGYIDYETHKQEESVQ, encoded by the coding sequence ATGAAAGAACAAGCGCTATTAGAGCCCTATAAAGAAAGAAACCTATCCATGAGAAACAGGGTAGTAATGGCACCAATGACCCGTAGCCGGGCAGCCAATAAGCATAAAAAACCAGAAAAAGGTTTACACGATATTTATTATAAACAAAGAGCTTCTGCTGGACTCATAATTACCGAGGGGTCACAAGTGTCCGAAGAAGCGGTAGGCTACATAAATACACCTGGAATACACACTGAAGCTCAGGTAGAAGGTTGGAAACAGGTAACCCAGGACGTTCATGAAAAAAATGGTACTATCTTCATTCAGTTATGGCATGTGGGTAGAATGTCCCACCCTGATTTTCATGATGGAGATTTACCTTTAGCTCCTTCGGCCATCAATCCAGAAGCACAATCCTATACTCCTGAAGGTTTTAAGGATACGGTCACACCAAAGGCAATGACCAAAGAAGATATTGCCAGAACAATCGAGGATTTTAAAAATGCCGCCCAAAATGCGGTAAAGGCGGGATTCGATGGAGTTGAGATTCACTCGTCAAACGGGTATCTTTTTCATCAATTTTTTAACGCAACCTCCAACACAAGAACGGATGAATATGGCGGCAGTATCCAGAATAGGGCGCGATTCTTTTTTGAAGTATTGGATGAAGTCAAAAAGGTTATTCCTGAATCAAAAATTGGAGCGCGCTTTAATCCGTCTTTAAATGGAATGTTTGGAATGCGTATGGATGAGGAAACCATTCCAACTTTTGAGTATATCATTAAAAAATTGGATGATGAATATGACCTTGCTTATATACATCTCTCCGAACCCTTTACCGATGTCTCAGAAATTCCATATGCAGTTAAGAGCATAGCGGAACATTTTAGACCCATGTATAATGGCACTTTAATGATTAACGGTGGTTTTGACCAAGAATCCGGAAATAAAGTCATCGAAAGTGGAAATGCCGACTTGGTTTCTTTTGGGAAATTATATGTATCCAACCCCGATTTAGTGGAACGGTTTAAAAATGATTGGGATTTGGCCGACTGGGACGAAGACACTTTTTATACTCCTGGGAAGGAGGGCTACATAGACTATGAAACCCACAAGCAAGAAGAATCGGTTCAGTAA
- a CDS encoding OsmC family peroxiredoxin, translating to MNFTRNAKAQWKGSGKEGHGTLTTDSTVLENTQYSFNTRFEDGKGTNPEELIGAAHAGCFAMQLSFLLGEADYTPNTLDVSAKVSFKDGEIVKVTLDLIGDVPEIEASEFKEIATKAKNVCPISKLLDTEIVLNASLA from the coding sequence ATGAATTTTACACGAAATGCGAAAGCACAATGGAAAGGAAGTGGAAAAGAAGGACACGGAACATTAACAACGGATAGTACCGTATTAGAAAATACCCAGTATTCCTTCAATACAAGATTTGAGGATGGAAAAGGCACAAATCCCGAAGAGCTCATTGGAGCTGCACACGCAGGATGCTTTGCCATGCAATTGAGTTTTTTGCTGGGGGAAGCGGATTATACGCCAAATACACTTGATGTTAGTGCCAAAGTATCCTTTAAGGATGGCGAGATTGTGAAAGTGACCTTAGACTTAATAGGTGATGTTCCAGAAATTGAAGCTTCGGAATTTAAAGAGATTGCTACCAAGGCAAAGAATGTATGTCCCATTTCCAAACTATTGGATACTGAAATTGTACTAAATGCCAGTTTAGCATAA